In one Brienomyrus brachyistius isolate T26 chromosome 7, BBRACH_0.4, whole genome shotgun sequence genomic region, the following are encoded:
- the hint1 gene encoding histidine triad nucleotide-binding protein 1 translates to MADEIAKAQTAKPGGDTIFGKIIRKEISANVFYEDDQCIAFHDIAPQAPVHFLVVPKKPITHLSKVEAEDAALLGHLMIVAKDCAEKQGLSEGYRLVVNEGPHGGQTVYHIHIHIMGGRQMGWPPG, encoded by the exons ATGGCTGACGAAATCGCTAAGGCGCAGACTGCAAAGCCGGGAGGAGACACGATTTTCGGGAAAATCATCCGTAAAGAGATTTCTGCCAATGTATTCTATGAGGATGATCAG TGCATAGCCTTCCACGATATTGCCCCTCAGGCTCCTGTTCATTTTCTGGTCGTCCCAAAAAAACCCATCACACACCTTTCCAAGGTGGAAGCTGAGGATGCTGCG CTCCTGGGCCATCTGATGATTGTGGCCAAAGACTGTGCCGAAAAGCAGGGTCTCAGCGAGGGCTACCGGCTGGTGGTGAACGAGGGGCCCCATGGAGGCCAGACGGTCTACCACATCCACATCCACATCATGGGGGGTCGtcagatgggctggcccccaggcTAG